In one window of Ignatzschineria indica DNA:
- a CDS encoding ferric reductase-like transmembrane domain-containing protein, translating to MVREKQIVWGVLTLSFLLWGADVVSNYSASDWGIWLWRKELINLTGILALIPMGVIMLLALRPRFLEPLFNGMDKIYYVHKWLGIWAITAALLHYGVKLSKSFLKPYFEKGPKPKAETLAWLDSYHSLAKDVGEVLFYLFAIMLVVTLLKKIPYRFWRKIHKVMGLLFLAVIFHTVVLAPARYWTEPLGIVLIVIMLIGIYSALVSLLGIIGRGKRYQATIKSLDFSANSTIVDCEMPANWTHTSGQYAFVQHPVYKERHPFTIASSVHDDQTIRFAIKELGHYTRKVPKRWKVGDRLNIEGPYGRFSYESSLLPKQIWIAGGVGITPFIAWLESLQGKVSKYDITLYYLVRNRDEALMVDYLVALAEKAGVTLSIHYSDEKGYLDFKKLPFDAETSVWFCGPTGIAKAIRSTLKSKNLSPKKYLHCEYFEMR from the coding sequence ATGGTAAGAGAGAAGCAGATTGTTTGGGGGGTATTGACCCTCTCCTTTCTTTTATGGGGTGCAGATGTTGTTAGCAATTATAGTGCAAGCGATTGGGGCATATGGCTTTGGCGTAAGGAGCTTATCAATCTGACCGGCATCTTAGCGCTTATTCCGATGGGCGTTATTATGTTATTAGCGCTTCGTCCTCGATTCTTAGAGCCACTCTTTAATGGGATGGATAAGATCTATTACGTCCATAAATGGTTAGGGATCTGGGCGATTACGGCAGCGCTTCTCCACTATGGTGTTAAATTGAGTAAGAGTTTCTTAAAGCCCTATTTTGAAAAGGGGCCAAAACCGAAAGCGGAGACACTCGCTTGGCTCGATAGCTATCACTCTTTAGCAAAAGATGTGGGGGAGGTCCTCTTCTACCTCTTTGCTATTATGCTGGTTGTCACGCTGTTGAAAAAGATTCCGTACCGTTTTTGGCGAAAAATCCATAAAGTGATGGGGTTACTCTTTTTAGCAGTTATTTTCCATACGGTTGTTTTAGCACCAGCGCGTTATTGGACGGAGCCGCTCGGCATTGTTTTGATCGTTATAATGCTCATTGGTATTTATTCTGCACTGGTCTCTCTTTTAGGGATAATTGGCCGCGGTAAGCGTTATCAGGCGACAATTAAATCACTCGACTTCTCCGCAAATAGCACCATTGTGGATTGTGAAATGCCGGCGAATTGGACGCATACTTCAGGGCAATATGCTTTTGTGCAACATCCAGTGTATAAAGAACGGCATCCATTTACGATTGCTTCAAGTGTGCATGATGATCAAACAATCCGCTTTGCGATTAAGGAGTTAGGGCATTATACGCGTAAGGTCCCTAAACGTTGGAAAGTGGGGGATAGACTCAATATCGAAGGGCCTTATGGTCGATTCTCATATGAGAGCTCACTTTTACCGAAACAGATCTGGATTGCCGGCGGCGTTGGAATTACCCCTTTTATTGCTTGGTTAGAATCTTTGCAAGGGAAAGTGTCGAAGTATGATATCACTCTCTATTATCTCGTAAGAAATCGAGATGAAGCGTTAATGGTCGATTATTTGGTAGCGCTTGCTGAGAAAGCAGGAGTTACACTATCTATTCATTATAGTGATGAGAAAGGGTATCTTGATTTCAAAAAACTCCCCTTTGATGCGGAGACGTCGGTCTGGTTCTGTGGACCAACAGGGATCGCAAAAGCGATTCGATCCACCTTAAAAAGTAAAAACCTATCGCCGAAAAAATATCTCCATTGTGAATATTTTGAGATGCGTTAA
- a CDS encoding class I SAM-dependent methyltransferase — translation MNNITPYKTKEQQIEIHPDLSLNITSLFDQQQFFDPFNQAARLGICSAAWPLFGMLWPSSIQLANKLIKRPIAKDQSLLEIGCGLGIASMTAKLLGYDITASDRHPLAGKFLQKNSEQNKIPTIRFKHSQWGDVPTPSLEDTNAPLLQSQYDHIIASDVLYEPNAAKEVAQLIDRFGAKECTVWIIDPNRGYHNHFKRAMAQYGFQLIEMLPLTTPVNNEPYRGRLMVYLRTA, via the coding sequence ATGAATAATATAACTCCCTATAAGACTAAAGAGCAGCAGATCGAGATTCATCCTGATCTCTCGCTTAATATCACCTCCCTCTTCGATCAACAACAATTCTTCGACCCATTTAACCAAGCCGCAAGACTCGGTATCTGTTCCGCTGCTTGGCCCCTCTTTGGAATGCTCTGGCCCTCTAGTATTCAATTAGCCAATAAATTAATTAAACGCCCGATAGCAAAAGATCAATCGCTCCTTGAGATTGGCTGTGGACTTGGTATTGCCAGTATGACCGCAAAGCTGTTAGGCTACGATATAACCGCCAGTGATCGTCACCCACTTGCCGGAAAATTTCTACAAAAAAATAGCGAACAAAATAAGATTCCCACGATTCGCTTTAAACATAGCCAATGGGGAGATGTTCCAACCCCCTCCTTAGAGGATACCAACGCACCGCTACTACAATCTCAATATGATCATATCATCGCCAGTGATGTTCTCTATGAACCCAATGCAGCAAAAGAGGTCGCCCAACTGATCGATCGCTTTGGTGCGAAAGAGTGTACCGTTTGGATTATCGATCCTAATCGGGGATACCATAATCACTTTAAGCGCGCTATGGCGCAATATGGTTTTCAATTAATAGAGATGCTTCCCCTAACAACCCCGGTGAATAATGAACCTTATAGGGGGCGCTTAATGGTCTATCTTCGAACGGCATAG
- a CDS encoding ThiF family adenylyltransferase, producing MSEIDSRYDRLARFYKIGTAGVKAFNRANVVILGCGALGAQHAEILTRAGFGRLTLIDRDFVERSNLQRQTLFTEEDAEKALPKVIALKAHLSKINQDIEISTHIADVSSDNIESLIAGHDLLLDGTDNLALRMLINDACYKQGIPWIFGSALESYGMSYNFNFDSDPESSTSLERRDIRSNHQAAPCLRCLLQTLPLESHDTCSSVGVIQPILQMISSIQTTEAMKYFADREAVRETLFSIDLWDFHPQNISLHRLKDPECLTCGPNPTFPALNQKNREAQRLCGDGSVMIREVAPLNLKQLKNRLDQRHIDSQYNEYFLNIHLPSHRVILFADGRGIVYGVTDTEEALQLYNRVVAF from the coding sequence ATGAGTGAGATCGATTCCCGTTATGATCGTTTAGCCCGTTTTTATAAAATTGGCACTGCCGGGGTCAAGGCATTTAATCGTGCGAATGTGGTGATATTAGGTTGTGGAGCGTTAGGTGCTCAACATGCGGAAATTTTAACGCGCGCTGGTTTTGGGCGATTAACATTGATCGATCGAGATTTTGTCGAGCGCTCTAATCTTCAGCGGCAGACGCTCTTTACTGAGGAGGATGCCGAAAAAGCACTACCTAAAGTGATCGCCCTTAAAGCACATCTTAGTAAGATCAATCAAGATATTGAGATTAGTACCCATATTGCTGATGTTTCGAGTGATAATATTGAATCCTTGATTGCAGGGCATGATCTACTACTCGATGGGACCGATAATCTTGCACTACGGATGTTGATCAATGATGCCTGTTATAAACAGGGGATACCGTGGATCTTCGGCTCTGCTTTAGAGAGTTATGGCATGAGTTATAATTTTAATTTTGACTCTGACCCTGAATCTAGTACCTCCTTAGAGAGGAGAGATATTCGATCGAATCACCAGGCTGCGCCCTGTTTACGATGTCTTTTGCAGACATTGCCATTAGAGAGCCACGATACCTGTAGTTCTGTGGGGGTGATTCAGCCCATATTGCAGATGATCTCTAGTATTCAAACAACTGAAGCGATGAAATATTTTGCTGATCGCGAAGCGGTTAGAGAGACACTCTTCTCTATCGATCTTTGGGATTTTCATCCTCAAAATATCTCCCTTCATCGCCTTAAAGATCCAGAGTGCCTAACATGCGGGCCTAATCCCACCTTTCCTGCGCTGAATCAGAAAAATCGAGAAGCACAGCGCCTCTGTGGTGATGGATCTGTGATGATTCGGGAAGTGGCACCGCTCAATCTCAAGCAGCTAAAAAATCGTCTTGATCAGCGCCATATTGATTCTCAATATAATGAGTATTTTCTCAATATCCATCTTCCCTCACATCGGGTGATTCTCTTCGCTGATGGGCGGGGAATTGTCTATGGTGTTACCGATACGGAGGAGGCGTTACAACTCTATAATAGAGTTGTGGCGTTTTAA
- a CDS encoding thiazole synthase has product MTLKIGKFEFNSRLFLGTGKYRTFEEQKGAVEASESEVLTFAVRRMNIFDDNQPDLLEALDLTKYKLLPNTAGANTAEEAVRTAKLAHASGLCDMVKVEIIGCPKTLLPDPVETLRATEMLLEEGMTVLVYTSDDVVLARRLQEMGCHAIMPGASPIGSGLGIINPLNLQYIIEQATVPVIVDAGLGSPKDAAFAMELGADGVLMNSAVAYSEDPIKMALAMNLATKAGRLAYEAKRMPMKGHATASSPLTGLISS; this is encoded by the coding sequence ATGACACTTAAAATAGGAAAATTTGAATTTAACTCCCGACTCTTTTTAGGAACGGGGAAATATCGTACTTTTGAGGAGCAGAAAGGGGCAGTAGAAGCGAGTGAATCGGAAGTATTAACTTTTGCTGTTCGCCGAATGAATATTTTTGATGATAATCAGCCTGATCTTCTCGAAGCGCTCGATCTTACTAAGTATAAGTTACTCCCCAATACTGCCGGTGCAAATACAGCAGAAGAGGCGGTGAGAACGGCAAAGCTTGCACATGCGTCTGGTCTTTGCGATATGGTTAAGGTAGAGATTATTGGTTGTCCTAAAACATTACTTCCCGATCCTGTTGAGACGCTTCGTGCAACAGAGATGTTGCTTGAAGAGGGGATGACGGTATTGGTCTATACCTCCGATGATGTAGTCTTAGCAAGACGACTTCAAGAGATGGGGTGCCATGCGATTATGCCGGGAGCTTCACCGATTGGTAGTGGTTTAGGGATTATCAATCCGCTCAATCTGCAATATATTATTGAGCAAGCTACTGTGCCGGTAATTGTTGATGCCGGATTAGGAAGCCCCAAAGATGCTGCATTCGCTATGGAGCTTGGGGCAGATGGTGTCTTGATGAATAGTGCCGTCGCTTATAGTGAAGATCCCATCAAGATGGCATTAGCGATGAATCTTGCAACAAAAGCGGGACGTTTAGCTTATGAGGCAAAACGAATGCCGATGAAGGGGCATGCAACAGCAAGTAGTCCATTGACAGGATTGATCAGCTCCTGA
- the thiS gene encoding sulfur carrier protein ThiS — protein sequence MEIMINGEKVEIAADIDNIAKLIEHLDLKNRRFFIIEKNREVVKKEDYTTTAVVAGDQFEIVHFVGGG from the coding sequence ATGGAGATTATGATTAATGGTGAAAAGGTCGAGATCGCGGCAGATATTGATAATATCGCAAAGTTGATTGAGCACCTTGATCTAAAGAATCGAAGGTTCTTTATTATCGAGAAGAATCGTGAAGTTGTAAAAAAGGAAGATTACACAACAACAGCGGTTGTTGCTGGTGATCAATTTGAAATTGTACATTTCGTAGGCGGTGGCTAG
- a CDS encoding thiamine phosphate synthase — translation MTLLHAVTRDIPTISDENLVAMIEAITPYVDYIQLREKSRSSKSLGRLIERILARGIPVEKLIVNDRADIAHAFGIPRTHLTEQSLSIARMQDAFPEMKFGRSFHTVSAVERELSHYDYGYLGHIFRTSEKHYPALGIDPLISAFKAINSREVQGREVQDRGVQAQGKLIAIGGIDVDTLPKICDVIDGAAVMSALFPVANHLFDIERGRLKAKALREILDRDNR, via the coding sequence ATGACATTATTACACGCCGTAACGAGAGATATCCCCACCATATCTGATGAGAATTTAGTAGCGATGATCGAAGCGATTACTCCCTATGTGGATTATATTCAGCTTCGAGAGAAGTCGCGCTCTTCCAAAAGTTTAGGACGCTTAATTGAGCGAATTTTAGCGCGCGGAATTCCTGTTGAAAAATTGATTGTTAACGATCGCGCTGATATTGCCCATGCCTTTGGTATTCCTCGAACCCATCTGACAGAGCAGAGTCTCTCCATTGCACGGATGCAAGATGCTTTTCCGGAGATGAAGTTTGGCCGCTCTTTTCATACAGTGAGCGCTGTAGAGCGGGAGCTCTCTCATTACGATTATGGTTATTTAGGCCATATCTTTCGCACAAGTGAAAAGCACTATCCTGCCTTAGGGATCGACCCCTTAATCTCCGCTTTTAAGGCGATTAATAGTCGAGAGGTGCAAGGTCGAGAAGTACAAGATCGAGGCGTACAAGCGCAAGGAAAATTGATCGCAATTGGTGGAATCGATGTCGATACCTTACCTAAGATTTGTGATGTTATCGATGGTGCGGCAGTGATGTCAGCGCTCTTTCCTGTTGCTAATCATCTTTTCGATATTGAGCGGGGGCGTCTAAAAGCAAAAGCATTAAGAGAGATTTTAGATAGAGATAATCGCTAA